One Brevibacterium spongiae DNA segment encodes these proteins:
- a CDS encoding CaiB/BaiF CoA transferase family protein: MSAGSLAGITVVDLSRILGGPYCTQILADHGAEVIKVEPPAGDDTRTWGPPFVAPEVSSYFAGINRNKRMMTLDLRTVEGQEALHGLLAGADVLVENFKTGTLAKWGLDPVSDIPNRYPRLVHASITGFGDDGPLGGRPGYDAIIQAMSGLMSVNGDESTGPMRIGMPAVDMVTGLNASIGVLMALQERVSSGRGQRVETTLFDCGISVMHPHLPNFFGGGGAPKLSGNDHPNIAPYSAFATGSGQVFITAGNDGQFAKLVGHLGAPGLAEDPRFVDNAARLGNRDALRTELEALMAETSAEKLSEELMSIGVPAGPILDAAEVVEHPHTAHREMVVEMGDGYRGVASPIKLARTPASYRISPVQPVAEVAGGDDGEGQYGAEVEGHPHAAVEESARI, from the coding sequence GTGAGCGCGGGATCACTCGCCGGGATCACGGTCGTCGATCTCTCGCGCATCCTCGGCGGGCCTTACTGCACGCAGATCCTCGCTGATCACGGGGCTGAGGTCATCAAGGTCGAGCCGCCGGCAGGGGACGATACGCGCACGTGGGGGCCGCCGTTCGTGGCGCCCGAGGTGTCGAGCTACTTCGCTGGGATCAACCGGAACAAGCGGATGATGACTCTCGATCTGCGCACCGTTGAGGGGCAGGAGGCGCTGCATGGGCTGCTGGCCGGTGCCGACGTCCTCGTCGAGAACTTCAAGACCGGGACGTTGGCGAAATGGGGGCTCGACCCTGTTTCGGATATTCCGAATCGCTACCCGCGTCTCGTGCACGCGTCCATCACCGGCTTCGGTGACGACGGACCGCTGGGCGGGCGGCCCGGGTACGACGCGATCATCCAGGCGATGTCCGGGCTGATGTCGGTCAACGGCGACGAATCGACCGGGCCGATGCGCATCGGCATGCCCGCCGTCGACATGGTCACCGGACTCAACGCGTCCATCGGCGTGCTCATGGCGCTGCAGGAACGCGTGTCGTCCGGGCGCGGACAGCGGGTCGAGACGACGCTCTTCGACTGCGGGATCTCCGTGATGCACCCGCACCTGCCGAACTTCTTCGGCGGTGGAGGTGCGCCGAAGCTCTCCGGCAACGATCATCCGAACATCGCCCCGTATTCGGCCTTCGCGACCGGGTCCGGGCAGGTGTTCATCACTGCTGGGAACGACGGACAGTTCGCCAAGCTCGTCGGCCACCTCGGTGCTCCGGGGCTCGCCGAGGACCCGCGGTTCGTCGACAATGCCGCCCGCCTGGGTAACCGGGATGCGCTGCGCACTGAGCTCGAAGCGCTCATGGCTGAGACCTCGGCGGAGAAGCTGTCCGAGGAGCTCATGAGCATCGGCGTTCCTGCCGGCCCAATCCTCGACGCCGCCGAGGTGGTCGAACACCCGCATACCGCGCACCGTGAGATGGTCGTGGAGATGGGCGACGGCTACCGCGGAGTTGCCTCGCCGATCAAGCTCGCCCGGACTCCGGCCAGCTACCGGATCTCGCCGGTGCAGCCGGTTGCGGAGGTCGCCGGCGGGGACGATGGCGAAGGGCAGTATGGCGCGGAGGTCGAAGGGCACCCGCACGCGGCTGTCGAGGAGTCGGCGAGGATCTGA
- a CDS encoding acyl-CoA dehydrogenase family protein: MRETIPSPDTTMTPVPDSYGIDRFADDRSLNDLLPLYLDEKLLAHLRPVFEDLGPRLGGELDDLAHEADVNPPVLKHRTRNGADQQSIEIHPAYRRLQEVAFGELGLAAMSHRPGVLGWDEPMPPIVKYLFVYLFTQAEFGLLCPVNMTDSLTRTLRKYGSPELVDRFIDGLTSTDVDTLTQGAMFMTEQDAGSDVGRATTTAVDNGDGTWALTGEKWFCSNADADLAMVLARPEGAKPGIKGIGLFLLPRTLEDGSPNSMRIVRLKDKLGTKSMPSGEMSLQGATAYLVGDIGRGFVQMADMVNSSRLSNAVRAAGLMRRAFAESKFVCRNREAFGSTLSKLPLQRRQLAKIMTTTEQALSISLHTAAVFARADAGDAEAASVLRILTPLIKFRATRDARKVTADAMEIRGGVGYIEEYGDARVFRDSQLGSIWEGTSNIVALDVIRAAHRAGTLKPLFLHLETLIAEAADLPTAFRAQIQSLSSTLLHALENTPEGVEQARVRQLATATYNLVCASIMASEGAQIGDGRGDWSRIVIAALVLRHKLMPQNPLVPIVEDDAVLDALIEGSGMGRDEAFAAVEDLLGEGGAAQSAEDGTARSGGSGQ; encoded by the coding sequence TTGCGTGAGACTATCCCGTCGCCCGATACGACCATGACACCCGTGCCGGACAGCTACGGCATCGACCGATTCGCCGACGACCGGTCGCTGAACGACCTGCTGCCGCTCTATCTCGACGAGAAGCTGCTCGCGCATCTGCGTCCGGTGTTCGAGGACCTCGGGCCTCGCCTCGGCGGAGAGCTCGACGACCTTGCCCACGAAGCCGACGTCAATCCTCCGGTTCTCAAACACCGCACCCGCAATGGCGCCGACCAGCAGTCGATCGAGATCCACCCCGCGTACCGTCGCCTTCAGGAAGTCGCTTTCGGCGAACTCGGCCTGGCCGCGATGAGCCACCGGCCCGGCGTCCTCGGCTGGGACGAACCGATGCCTCCGATCGTCAAATACCTATTCGTCTACCTCTTCACGCAGGCGGAATTCGGATTGCTGTGCCCGGTGAACATGACCGACTCGCTCACCCGCACTCTGCGCAAGTACGGTTCACCCGAACTCGTCGACCGCTTCATCGACGGACTGACCAGCACCGACGTCGACACCCTGACTCAGGGTGCGATGTTCATGACCGAACAGGACGCCGGCTCTGACGTCGGCCGGGCGACGACCACGGCCGTCGACAACGGCGACGGTACCTGGGCGCTGACCGGCGAGAAGTGGTTCTGCTCGAACGCCGATGCCGACCTCGCCATGGTCCTCGCCCGCCCCGAAGGAGCCAAGCCCGGAATCAAGGGCATCGGACTCTTCCTCCTGCCTCGCACTCTCGAAGACGGTTCGCCGAACTCCATGCGGATCGTCCGCCTCAAGGACAAACTCGGCACCAAATCGATGCCCAGCGGCGAGATGAGCCTCCAAGGAGCGACCGCCTACCTCGTCGGCGACATCGGGCGCGGCTTCGTGCAGATGGCCGATATGGTCAACTCCTCGCGCCTGTCGAACGCCGTGCGCGCGGCCGGTCTCATGCGCCGCGCCTTCGCGGAGTCGAAGTTCGTCTGCCGCAATCGGGAGGCATTCGGCTCGACCCTGAGCAAGCTGCCCCTGCAGCGTCGCCAGCTCGCGAAGATCATGACGACGACGGAACAGGCGCTGTCGATCTCCCTGCACACCGCCGCCGTGTTCGCCCGCGCCGATGCCGGTGACGCCGAAGCCGCCTCGGTGCTGCGCATCCTCACTCCGCTCATCAAGTTCCGCGCCACCCGCGACGCCCGCAAGGTCACCGCCGATGCGATGGAGATCCGCGGCGGCGTCGGCTACATCGAGGAGTACGGTGACGCCCGCGTCTTCCGCGACTCGCAGCTCGGATCGATCTGGGAGGGCACCTCGAACATCGTCGCCCTCGACGTCATTCGTGCCGCCCACCGGGCGGGAACGCTCAAGCCGCTGTTTCTGCATCTGGAGACCCTCATCGCCGAGGCGGCCGACCTCCCGACCGCGTTCCGAGCACAGATCCAGTCGCTGAGTTCGACGCTGCTGCACGCGCTCGAAAACACTCCCGAAGGAGTTGAGCAGGCGCGGGTGCGCCAGCTCGCGACCGCGACGTACAACCTCGTCTGCGCTTCCATCATGGCCTCCGAAGGTGCGCAGATCGGAGACGGCCGCGGCGATTGGTCGCGCATCGTCATCGCTGCGCTGGTGCTGCGCCACAAACTCATGCCGCAGAACCCGCTCGTCCCCATCGTCGAAGATGACGCGGTTCTCGACGCCCTCATCGAGGGCTCCGGCATGGGTCGGGACGAAGCGTTCGCGGCTGTGGAGGACCTCCTCGGCGAAGGTGGAGCAGCTCAGTCCGCCGAGGATGGAACTGCGCGTTCCGGAGGGAGCGGGCAGTGA